A genomic region of Metopolophium dirhodum isolate CAU chromosome 1, ASM1992520v1, whole genome shotgun sequence contains the following coding sequences:
- the LOC132934670 gene encoding uncharacterized protein LOC132934670, with translation MENTISFDILYYNCLKGFKKNESVVEQHQHQLQIKGRQTNQLQLQYDSAMNVSTQTGQDVPDMDFDAEKLTHDPHCYECRVKFRDPKPKDLIMYLHAWKYSGPGWSYETDLPVWANVEWKEPE, from the exons ATGGAAAATACTATAAgtttcgatattttatattacaactgtCTAAAAGGTTTCAAAAAGAACGAATCGGTGGTGGAACAACATCAGCACCAGTTGCAGATAAAGGGCAGACAAACCAATCAGCTTCAGTTGCAGTACGACAGTGCAATGAACGTGTCCACGCAGACAGGACAAGACGTGCCGGACATGGATTTCGACGCTGAGAAGCTCACCCACGACCCACATTGCTACGAGTGCCGGGTGAAATTCAGGGACCCGAAACCAAAAGACCTCATCATGTACTTGCACGCTTGGAAGTACAGT GGGCCTGGATGGAGTTACGAGACGGACCTTCCAGTGTGGGCCAACGTCGAATGGAAGGAGCcggaataa